The Thermodesulfobacteriota bacterium genomic sequence CAAATTCAATATCGGTTTCTACTCCAGGAATTTTTTGAATTATGCCCTTAAGCTTTCCCTTGACTAGGTTAGATAAAGATTTTCTTTTAGTCGGGGTGTAGACAAACTCCGTTATCTCAAGCGTGGCATTTGCTCCCAGCGAAATCAGCGAGTCGTCATTAAACAGGATTTTGAGCCCTGAATCATCTCCGGTTTCAAATCTATCCCCCAGAAATACACGAGTTCCCTTTTCTACCGCTTCACTCCCTTCAGCGCTGATAACAGTAGCCTGTCCATTTACAGCAGTTACGATTCCTACAGATTCATCCTCCTGAGAAAACACAGACGTCGCCCAGGGAATCAGGACGAAAATATTTAACATTAATAAGATTCTTCTCAACATGTATCTATCCATAGAATATGACTAAAACCTCGCATTGAAGGTCACCGAGAATACATCCTGATTATACTGGAATGGCTCGGGTCCAGGAAAGGTGCTATCTGAAAAATTGGATATATGCTGATAGCCAAAATCAATCGAAAAGATCTTATAAAGCTGCTTGGAAACAACGACTAACACACCGATCTGATTGTCTACCCTGTCGAACGGGTCGTTATAATAGTCTTGCCTGAAGTAATTAGTTGTGATGAAAGTCGTTATATCGAATGGCATATAGGCAATAGCTTCAAGAAAGAACTGGGGAGCAGTATAATCAAAGTTGCGTGTCCCTTCAATATCTTTAGCGCTATTTAGGGCGAAGTTAAATCCAGGTCTGAAAAGGATCCTACCATCATATAGACTGAAGAGCTGAGCCACGGTCCAGTTATTATTATAAGCATCTCTTTCCGGGAAATTCTTAAAGTCATAGTATCTAAGGTTGTAGGACAACTCTGTGCTGGTATTTGTTGTCCACTCGAAAATTACCTTTGGACTTACTGAGTGGGACTGGGAGAAAAGATTATCTGCGGGAGAACCACCTAGAAAGGTGATGTCATAGAAATAGTCCAGAAAAAGACTAACGGGAATTTTTCCAACAGAAGTTTTTCTCCGTCCATAGAGATTTATTAGGTGGTCTTGTACGTTAAATTCCTCCAAACCATTGTTAAATGATAAATAGCCGGAATAGCTGCCGCCCAACACCGTATCCTTGGTGAGATAGGGGTTAAAGCCCAAATTTGCGAAAAACACCTCACGCCAAGCGCTCTTATCGGAGACAATCGGGATGCCGTTGGGTTGCAGTGCAACGTTGGTGTCATACTGTATTCCAGTGCTGGCTGCTCCGTAATATCGTTTGGTGAGATTAGCGATTATGTCCAAATATTCCAATGCAGCCCCTGCTGTGTCCGTCCCTGCCCCAAACTGTCCTACGAGTTGAAAGTCATTCTTTGCCTCCTCATAGTTTTTAAGCCTGTATCGACTGATCCCTGCAAAGAAATGAGCAGGAACCGCAAGATCGGGGTCAAGCTTGGAAGCCTTATCCAAAGAGGTTATTGCCTGTTCATAGTTTTCGAGCTTATACTGTGTATAGCCCAGGTCGTAGTTTGCGAGACCACTGTCGGGTTCTTGACGCACAGCTTCTTTAAATTCAGGAAGTGCCAGGCTATATTGCTCCAGCTTGAGATAGGCGGTTCCCAAGTCCAGATGTATACCCTTTAAATTGGGGTCTAACTCTTTTGCTTTTTCAAGGTAGGGTACAGACTGGTCGTATTTATCTAGCCTTAACAAAGAAAGCCCCAGAACATGGTTTGCCGTCGCGCTCTGAGGGTTTTCCTTCAAAGCCTCTTCCAAGAGTTTGGCCGCTCCAGTGTAATCCTTTCTGAGATAAGCGGCAATCCCCTTATTGAGATTAACCTCGAAATCAGCCCTAACAGGGTAGGAAATAGCCCAGATCAGGAACGTTATCAGGATAAACCGGCCGTAAGTCAGTTCTTTTAGTCTCCTTTAAGCCTCAACCAGAATTAACCCAGATCACATTCTGAGAATTTACAAGGTACAACCCTTAATTCGATTTGTCAACAAATATTTTTATTCATTGCTTAGTCGAACACTAAGCATTTTAAAATCGCTGCTTGTGAGCTTCCTATTAAGGATGGAATGAAACAATTACCCATCGACAATACACCGAAATTTAGGTAAATCCGGTCATTCTAACCTATGAAGGCAAAATCGTGAATCCTGAATGGTGCATCGTGAATCATTTTTCCTTTGCAGTGTAGACGCCGGTCCAATCCAGGGGCGGCGGATGGAGTATGTACTCTTGACATCGCTCTTTATACAGGGCTGAGGGTGTGTCGTTGGGGAAATTTAGTAGAATCTCGGCGAACTTTTCTTTTGCCGCGAGGAACTTACCCTCCCGATAAGTGTTGAGTGCTTCCGTAAACATCCTGACCAAATCGGTCTTGTTGCTATCACCAGAGAAAGTGTTGACAAGCTCAAAGATGGAGATTGGTTCTTCCTTACCTTTCACCTGCACAAGGTCAAGCTCCCGGAATAAAAAAGGCGCTTCTGATGAATTAAGATTTTCTAAGGTTGACTTACTTATAATAATCTCGGTCCCATAGAGTTTATTGAGACCCTCTAGACGTGAAGCTAAGTTGACACTATCACCGATTGCCGTATAATCAAACCTCATGTTAGCTCCCATGTTTCCGACAATAGCCGCGCCCGTATTGATTCCTATTCCAATGGAGATGGTGGGGAAATTTCTTTTCCTCCATTCGTTATTGATCTGTCCAAGCTTCTTCAACATCGAGAGAGATGCTTGACAGGCGCGCGTTGCATGATCGGGAACGTCCAGAGGGGCACCGAAAATTGCCATCACGGCGTCTCCGATATATTTATCAAGTGTGCCGCGCTCTTCCATAACAATTTGGGTCATTGGACTAAGATATTCATTGAGGACCGATACGAGCATCTCGGGAGGAATGCTCTCGGAAAGTGAAGTAAAACCCCGTATGTCTGAGAAAAGCAAAGTAACATTTTTGTTTTCTCCTCCTAGCTTGAGTTTATCAGGGTCCCTTAAGATTTCGTCTACGATATCCGATGACACGTAACTGCTAAAGGCCTTCCGAAGATAACGGCTTCTTCTCTCTATGACAAGATTGCGGTAAGCTTCAAAGAATACGTATGCAAAGCCAATAGATAAAGCGGGATAAATAGTACTAATGACAAAATTCAAACGTGTAAAGATTACAAAGTTTCCCAACAAGTAAAGGAACACAAAAACTATAAAAATAGTGAATCCGATGACGGTGCCTCTGGCTCTTATTAGTAGAAAAACGAGTAGTATTGGAAGCATAAAGAGTAATCCGATGTCCAATGCATGAGTAAGGTTATTTTCGATAAGAAATCTGCCATCGAGAATATTTCCCGCAACACTGGCATGTATTTCAACGCCCGGAAAGACGGGATTAAAAGGGGTTGGTCTCAAATCAGCTATTCCTATCTCCGTGGCTCCTACCAAGACTATTTTGTTTTCTAAAGCTTCAACCGGGACTTTTCCCGATACGACATCCACGGCTGAATAGGTCTTAAAAGTGCCACCTGGGCCGTAAAAGTTAACGAGGAGCTGTCCAGATTCATCCGTAGGAATTTGCGTTTTGTTTATGTTAAGAGCCTCCACTCCGTAAGAGGCCATGGTAAGCCATAAATCTCCACCGAGAAAAAGTCGAATGCTTTCAAGGTTCAGCGACGGATAAATCTCACCATCATAACTCATGAGGAGTTGCGAGCGACGGAAGATGCCGTCTCCGTCGGGCAGCATATTGAAAAACCCAAATCCCAGGGCGCCCGCACCAATCTCAGGAAGGTTTAGATCTGCGGAACGGAATGTCTTTAGAACATTTGACGGGGGTTTATCAAGATATTTTATAAGCTTAATATTTGATCGTTTTACCTGCTTGAGCGACGCGGTAGTGGGTTCTTCAGTAGCGTCGTCACGGAAAAAATAACCTAAGATGATGTTTCGACTCTTTTCCACAGCTTTTCCAAGGGCAATATCCGCATCCTTGGACTCTTGTTCTGAGAAAAGGATATCGAACCCGACGACCTTTGGTTTATAGTCCGATAGCTTCTCTATAAACTCGGCAATAAGATAGCGAGACCATGGCCATCTTCCCAACTGGTTGATGCTTTTTTCGTCAATCGCAACTATCACTACTTTAGGATTGGGTTCTATATTTCCACGAGTCTTAAAACGGAAGTCGCTATACCGGAGGTCGACCTCATTGAGAAAAGATGGAGACCATGTATAGAGGGATAGACTGAGTAGCGCCGAGAAGAGGCCAATTGCAATGCCTACGAATAGAAAATTTTTATCACTTCTTTCCATCTTTATTTAAATGATCTAATCAAAGGTAACCCTTAGGAATCTGTAATTGTTAAATCTTCATCTTGACATTTATACCCAAGGCGGCTGAATAACTACTTGTAAATATCTTTTGTGAGAGACATGATCCTCAATCCCTTTTTTCACATGATGATATCTTCTTAAACTTGCCCTACACGAGTGGATCTGGAATACAGCTTCGCACCCTCAGTCACGAAAAAAACAGGAAATAAAAAGGGGTCTCTACGATAAGCAGTGTCTGTGAGACGACTAAAAAAATTTGTATTTTGTAATCCGAGCATTTAGTTAAATTATTATTTATTCTTTATTACCCGTAGAACTTAGATGCGCGTCGGTCCTTAATGTTTGTACTGATAAGGTCTGAGGATAATGTCTACGCTCATACATTTACGTATTCTAAAACATCCCGTCCTTATAAAATGTGAGGCCGGATGGTGGTCAATCATTTCAATTCGTTTTCACATTTAGTCAACCTGGCTACCAGGTTTTAGAACTCGAACGTTAAGTAATTGCTTTGCCCTCCATTCTTTCAATTGCTTATACGTTAAGAAATTCAACAGATAAGTATAACTTAATATTAATATTATGGGATTGATTATCTTTGAATTTAGTCAAAAATTTTGGAAATTGTAGCACTTATAGCAAATGTGATTATTGAGGTAGGTTATATTTTATTCCCAGCGCAAGCGATATAGCTGGAACTGAAGGTGATCAGACAGGATGATGATTTAACCCATTTGGATATGACTGGCCTCATGGATAAGATAGGCCTAGAGGTTAGAGCTACGATTTACAGCTTGCACTGTTTTAAGGCGAAAGCCAACCCTGGTTTACTTATCCGGCGCAGAGTTTATGGCCTCACTAGGATTAAGACCTTTATTATCCACTGCGAAGGGTTTGAAGAGGCACGGGGTGAAGATGGCCCTGCTCAACCCTCAATGACCGGGAGAAAACGATCTTACGACTTCTGGGTCTTGTGAAAATATTCCAGTTGTACATGACTACAACGGAGCGATTGAGTCTCTGAAGACAGGTGGAGCCTTGTTGGGTTTTTACGTTTTTTGGTATTGTATTCCCAGGAGTGTGATATCATCTGCAGGAGGGGCACCCGATGAAAAATTCTTCAAATCATTTAAGGTAGTTCTTAATCTATCCTCGATTGGAAGATGTTTTTGATTCCCTAATAATCTTATCAGGCGTTCGTCTGTGTAAAAGTTGCCATGGATATCCATTGCTTCTGTTACCCCGTCGGTATACAGAAATATGCTATCTCCAGGAGCTAGAGTTACCGCGCTGGTTGAATACTTTGCTGCTTGATTTACTCCCAATGCCATTCCTGACTTGTTGTTTAATGGTTTAGTTCCATGGTCTTGTGATAAGATGTAAGGATGGTTGTGGCCTCCATTGCTGTAAAACACCTCACCTGTACTAGTATTGAGGATTCCACAAAAAATAGTGACGAACATCGCAGTGTCATTATCGACACATAGTTCTTTGTTTACGTTAGTTAGAATCTCGTCGGGGAACATACCTTTTGTAGTTTTTGCTTTAATTAGTGTCTTGGTAACTGCCATAAAAAGTGATGCGGGGATACCCTTTCCCGAGACATCTCCAATACAGAAGTATAAGTTTTGTTGGTCTATGAAGAAAAAGTCGTAAAAATCTCCCCCCACTTCCTTTGCAGGCTCGATAGTGGCGAAAATTTCAAATTCATTCCTATCGGGAAATGGCGGAAATCTTTTGGGTAATATACTCATCTGTATATCCCGTGCTAGTTTTAAGGCTTCCTCGATGCGTTGTTTCTCGACGTATGCTTCAGTCAGTTTTGCTCTTTCTAGAGCCACAGCAGCATGGGACACTAATGCCTCCAAAAGAGACTCATCCCGTTTATCAAATACTCTTCCGCCTTTCTTATTGAGCACCTGAATAACACCAACCAAATTTCCATTGATACTGATGATCGGTATGCAAAGTATCGATCTTGTATGGTATCCGGTCTGTTTGTCGAATTCAGGATTGAATCTCGGGTCGTTATATGCATCTTTGATATTTATGCCATTTCGAGTCTTAGCTACTTCCCCGGCGATGCCGACCCCTACTGCAAAACGGATTTCCTTTATCTTTCCGAGCTTTTGAGCAATTTTGCTCCAGAGTTCACCTGTAGATTCATCATATAAGAAGAGACTACTCCGATCAGCATCAATTACCTCAGTAGTTTTGTCCATGATCACCTGTAAAAGGTCGTCTAAATGAGCTTCATTTGATATAGCCTTTGAAACATCGAGCAGTGCTTTTAGATCTCTTACTTGACGTTTGATTTCTTTTGATGATTTAGTATCAGGCATTTTTCTACAATTTCTTAAATTTATAGCTTAGGAGTTCCAGACCCAATATTTGAACTGTAGGATAGAATATGAGTATTATAAATGCCCTAATCTATTTAATCCAATTAAGACTTTTTTATAAGAGAAGTAGATTCTGATTGAGACGATTGGAACGATTTTAGCTGGTTTAGGCTTGTTTCGAGCTGGATTGGGGATGTTGAGTTCCAGTCTAGGCCAGATAACCAGCAGGAGCATTAGAAAACCATTTAAATGGGTCAATAATCGATTTCTTGCAATAACTTGGGGCATCCTCGCCGGGGTTAAATCTCAGAGTGCTACTGGAATAGCATTTATTGTTTCCGGTATGGTTTCAAGCAATATAATTGACGTTCGTAGTGGCCTGAGTATTGTTGGCTGGATGGGGTGAGTAGCTTATCGTCCTAATGAATCTCTTATGAGGAAGATAAAGGCATTTTTAACTGATCTATATAAGGTCAGCATGACACATGATGCTGCAAACATGCTTCTATTTATTCAAACTAGCATTGATATCCCAGAAGCCTTGAACTCGGACCTCTAATTCCTTTAATAAATTTATATTCTTTCAATTGCAATAGGCCCTTACTCCTCACCATTCAATTGTGTTAGAATACTCTTCGAATATTATTGCCTATAATTCCTAACTAAAAGAAAATGCTTCATGATGGAGATAAAGGACAAAATAGATACTGGGTTGACTTCTATTCCGGAAGAGAACACTGCGGCAACTTCGGACCAATCAAGTACAGGATACCGTTACTATACAAAAACCTCAACAAGACTGGAACCAATGACCGAGTGGAGGTTCGCTCAGATGTGGGAAGTGATTCGAACTATTTTGAATCAAAGGGTTGCGAGGGCTTTGGTTTGGGTGGTTATTGTTTTGTTACTTGGTGCAGCGGGTTTCTATATAATAGTTTTGATTTTCTCTCCCGACCCTTTTGCTCATGGGCTGTTGGATTCTTTATATTTGTCTGTTATAACCCTAACAACGGTGGGTTACGGAGACAACCTAAATTTGTTGTCTCTTCCACAACCGGGTCGAACTATTGGCCAGGCCTTTTCTATAACTTATCTCTTGGTTGCCTATGGAGTGGTTGTTTGGGCATCCTCAACAGTGGTTGCGTATCTTGTAGAGGGGTCACTCTCTGGAGTGTTATTAAGAAGGCGAATTCAAAAACGAATTAACATGTTAACTGACCATTATATATTATGTGGAATAGGAATTACAGGAATTGCCATTATTGAAGAATTCCAAAAGACCGCTCATCCGTTGGTTATCGTGGAATTGGATAAAGAGTTGATTTCGCAATTAAAGTCTGTTTTTCCTAAAGATGAATTACTGATTGTTGAAGGGGATGCAACTGAAGAAGGGGTTCTTCGTCAAGCGGGAATCTTACGTGCTAACGGAATAATATGTAATTTGTCAAACGATCGTGATAATCTTTTTTTGACCTTGACAGCCAGGTCTATGAACAGTTGGTTGCGCATTGTTTCTCATGGTGTTGAGCCAAGGAGCAAGGAAAAAATACTCAGGGCTGGAGCTGATAGTGTCATATATCCTGGCACAATAGGCGCGCTTAGAATGGCCTCAGAGATGCTTCGACCGACTGTAGTATCTTTCCTTGATAAGATGCTTAGAGACACGCGTCAGCAGCGGGTTTCAGAAGTCAAACTCGCTGATCGTTCCAAATACGCTGGTAAAACCTTAAGAGATTCTGGGATCTATAAAGACACCGGTATGCTTGTTTTGGCTATCATGTTGCCAAATCAAGATGAAGAAAAGTTTATTTATAACCCTTCGGCGGATTTTGTATTGGAGCCGGGCTCGGTCTTAGTGGTGATTGGCGATGTTGAGCAGGTGCGAATACTGGAGAAACATGCAAATCCTGA encodes the following:
- a CDS encoding tetratricopeptide repeat protein, producing the protein MTYGRFILITFLIWAISYPVRADFEVNLNKGIAAYLRKDYTGAAKLLEEALKENPQSATANHVLGLSLLRLDKYDQSVPYLEKAKELDPNLKGIHLDLGTAYLKLEQYSLALPEFKEAVRQEPDSGLANYDLGYTQYKLENYEQAITSLDKASKLDPDLAVPAHFFAGISRYRLKNYEEAKNDFQLVGQFGAGTDTAGAALEYLDIIANLTKRYYGAASTGIQYDTNVALQPNGIPIVSDKSAWREVFFANLGFNPYLTKDTVLGGSYSGYLSFNNGLEEFNVQDHLINLYGRRKTSVGKIPVSLFLDYFYDITFLGGSPADNLFSQSHSVSPKVIFEWTTNTSTELSYNLRYYDFKNFPERDAYNNNWTVAQLFSLYDGRILFRPGFNFALNSAKDIEGTRNFDYTAPQFFLEAIAYMPFDITTFITTNYFRQDYYNDPFDRVDNQIGVLVVVSKQLYKIFSIDFGYQHISNFSDSTFPGPEPFQYNQDVFSVTFNARF
- a CDS encoding adenylate/guanylate cyclase domain-containing protein; its protein translation is MERSDKNFLFVGIAIGLFSALLSLSLYTWSPSFLNEVDLRYSDFRFKTRGNIEPNPKVVIVAIDEKSINQLGRWPWSRYLIAEFIEKLSDYKPKVVGFDILFSEQESKDADIALGKAVEKSRNIILGYFFRDDATEEPTTASLKQVKRSNIKLIKYLDKPPSNVLKTFRSADLNLPEIGAGALGFGFFNMLPDGDGIFRRSQLLMSYDGEIYPSLNLESIRLFLGGDLWLTMASYGVEALNINKTQIPTDESGQLLVNFYGPGGTFKTYSAVDVVSGKVPVEALENKIVLVGATEIGIADLRPTPFNPVFPGVEIHASVAGNILDGRFLIENNLTHALDIGLLFMLPILLVFLLIRARGTVIGFTIFIVFVFLYLLGNFVIFTRLNFVISTIYPALSIGFAYVFFEAYRNLVIERRSRYLRKAFSSYVSSDIVDEILRDPDKLKLGGENKNVTLLFSDIRGFTSLSESIPPEMLVSVLNEYLSPMTQIVMEERGTLDKYIGDAVMAIFGAPLDVPDHATRACQASLSMLKKLGQINNEWRKRNFPTISIGIGINTGAAIVGNMGANMRFDYTAIGDSVNLASRLEGLNKLYGTEIIISKSTLENLNSSEAPFLFRELDLVQVKGKEEPISIFELVNTFSGDSNKTDLVRMFTEALNTYREGKFLAAKEKFAEILLNFPNDTPSALYKERCQEYILHPPPLDWTGVYTAKEK
- a CDS encoding GAF domain-containing SpoIIE family protein phosphatase, giving the protein MPDTKSSKEIKRQVRDLKALLDVSKAISNEAHLDDLLQVIMDKTTEVIDADRSSLFLYDESTGELWSKIAQKLGKIKEIRFAVGVGIAGEVAKTRNGINIKDAYNDPRFNPEFDKQTGYHTRSILCIPIISINGNLVGVIQVLNKKGGRVFDKRDESLLEALVSHAAVALERAKLTEAYVEKQRIEEALKLARDIQMSILPKRFPPFPDRNEFEIFATIEPAKEVGGDFYDFFFIDQQNLYFCIGDVSGKGIPASLFMAVTKTLIKAKTTKGMFPDEILTNVNKELCVDNDTAMFVTIFCGILNTSTGEVFYSNGGHNHPYILSQDHGTKPLNNKSGMALGVNQAAKYSTSAVTLAPGDSIFLYTDGVTEAMDIHGNFYTDERLIRLLGNQKHLPIEDRLRTTLNDLKNFSSGAPPADDITLLGIQYQKT
- a CDS encoding potassium channel protein — protein: MMEIKDKIDTGLTSIPEENTAATSDQSSTGYRYYTKTSTRLEPMTEWRFAQMWEVIRTILNQRVARALVWVVIVLLLGAAGFYIIVLIFSPDPFAHGLLDSLYLSVITLTTVGYGDNLNLLSLPQPGRTIGQAFSITYLLVAYGVVVWASSTVVAYLVEGSLSGVLLRRRIQKRINMLTDHYILCGIGITGIAIIEEFQKTAHPLVIVELDKELISQLKSVFPKDELLIVEGDATEEGVLRQAGILRANGIICNLSNDRDNLFLTLTARSMNSWLRIVSHGVEPRSKEKILRAGADSVIYPGTIGALRMASEMLRPTVVSFLDKMLRDTRQQRVSEVKLADRSKYAGKTLRDSGIYKDTGMLVLAIMLPNQDEEKFIYNPSADFVLEPGSVLVVIGDVEQVRILEKHANPEVG